A genome region from Fundulus heteroclitus isolate FHET01 unplaced genomic scaffold, MU-UCD_Fhet_4.1 scaffold_85, whole genome shotgun sequence includes the following:
- the LOC118562287 gene encoding tripartite motif-containing protein 16-like: protein MEQNQLDRETLSCSICLDLLKDPVTIPCGHSYCMKCIKNFWDEEDQKGIHSCSQCRETLIPKPELKTNTMFAALVEQLKKTGLQAAPADLCYAGPEDVACDSCSGRKLKAIKSCLVCLASFCEKHLQPHYDVAPLKKHKLVEPSKNLQENICSRHDEVMKMFCRTDQKCICLICLMDEHKGHDTVSAAAERTERQRELEVRRENIQQRIQDREKDVKLLQQELEAIKHSADKTVEDSEKIFTQLIRLIQKRSSDVKQQIRSQQETEGSRVKQLQEKLEQEITELKRKDAELKQLSDTEDHNQFLHNYPSLSALSESTHSSSIKIRPLSYFEDVTAAVSELRDQLQDILRDAWADISLRLTEVDVSLSEPEPKSRAGFLRYSCEITLDPNTANSHLLLSEGNRKHLDLHLRSWFLQSRSVPGSQSRYSVLLQRL, encoded by the exons atggagcagaaccagctggaccgagaaaccttgtcctgttcgatctgtctggatctactgaaggatccggtgactattccctgtggacacagctactgtatgaagtgtattaaaaacttCTGGGATGAAGAGGATCAGAAAGGAATCCACAGCTGCTCTCAGTGCAGGGAGACCCTCATACCGAAGCCTGAGCTGAAGACAAACACCATGTTTGCagctttagtggagcagctgaagaagactggactccaagctgctcctgctgatctctgctatgctggacctgaagatgtggcctgtgattcctgctctggaagaaaactgaaagccatcaagtcctgtttagtctgtctggcctctttttgtgagaaacaccttcagcctcattatgatGTGGCTCCACtaaagaaacacaagctggtggagccctccaagaacctccaggagaacatctgctctcgtcatgatgaggtgatgaagatgttctgtcgtactgatcagaagtgtatctgtcttatctgtttaatggatgaacataaaggccacgacacagtgtcagctgcagcagaaaggactgagaggcagagagagctggaggtgagacgagaaaacatccagcagagaatccaggacagagagaaagatgtgaagctgcttcaacaggagctggaggccatcaagcactctgctgataaaacagtggaggacagtgagaagatcttcactcagctgatccgtctcatccagaaaagaagctctgatgtgaagcagcagatcagatcccagcaggaaactgaagggagtcgagtcaaacagcttcaggagaagctggagcaggagatcactgagctgaagaggaaagacgctgagctgaagcagctctcagacacagaggatcacaaccagtttctccacaactacccctcactgtcagcactcagtgagtctacacactcatccagcatcaagatccgtcctctgagctactttgaggatgtgacagcagctgtgtcagagctcagagatcaactacaggacatcctgagagacgCATGGGCAGACATCTCACTGAGACTCACTGAGGTGGATGTTtcactgtcagaaccagaaccaaagagcagagctggattcttgagatattcatgtgaaatcacactggatccaaacacagcaaacagtcATCTGTTACTATCAGAGGGGAACAGAAAG CATCTGGACCTCCATCTCaggtcctggttcctccagagtaggagtgtacctggatcacagagcaggtattctgtccttctacagcgtctctga
- the LOC118562286 gene encoding E3 ubiquitin/ISG15 ligase TRIM25-like — MEQNQLDRETLSCSICLDLLKDPVTIPCGHSYCMKCIKNFWDEEDQKGIHSCPQCRETFTPRPVLKKNTMFAALVEQLKKTGLQAAPADLCYAGPEDVACDSCSGRKLKAIKSCLFCLASFCEKHLQPHYDSAAFKKHKLVEPSKNLQENICSRHDTVSAAAERTERQRELEVRRENIQQRIQDREKDVKLLQQELEAIKHSADKTVEDSEKIFTQLIRLIQKRSSDVKQQIRSQQETEGSRVKELQEKLEQEITELKRKDAELKQLSDTEDHNQFLHNYPSLSALSESTHSSSIKIRPLSYFEDVTAAVSELRDQLQDILRDAWTNISLRLTEVDVSLSEPEPKSRAGFLRYSCEITLDPNTADNELLLSEGNRKVTFMDQPQSYSSHPDRFTVYSQVLSRESLTGRCYWEVEWRERVYVAVAYKNISRAGYESLFGYNDKSWALDCYQGGYQFIHNNIWTSISGPGSSRVGVYLDHRAGILSFYSVSETMTLLHRVQTTFTQPLHAGVWVEGSAEFCKPK, encoded by the exons atggagcagaaccagctggaccgaGAAACCTTGTCCTGTTCGATCTGTTtggatctactgaaggatccggtgactattccctgtggacacagctactgtatgaagtgtattaaaaacttctgggatgaagaggatcagaaaggaatccacagctgccctcagtgcagggAGACCTTCACACCGAGGCCcgttctgaagaaaaacaccatgtttgcagctttagtggagcagctgaagaagactggactccaagctgctcctgctgatctctgctatgctggacctgaagatgtggcctgtgattcctgctctggaagaaaactgaaagccatcaagtcctgtttattctgtctggcctctttctgtgagaaacaccttcagcctcattatgattcagctgcatttaagaaacacaagctggtggagccctccaagaacctccaggagaacatctgctctc gccacgacacagtgtcagctgcagcagaaaggactgagaggcagagagagctggaggtgagacgagaaaacatccagcagagaatccaggacagagagaaagatgtgaagctgcttcaacaggagctggaggccatcaagcactctgctgataaaacagtggaggacagtgagaagatcttcactcagctgatccgtctcatccagaaaagaagctctgatgtgaagcagcagatcagatcccagcaagaaactgaagggagtcgagtcaaagagcttcaggagaagctggagcaggagatcactgagctgaagaggaaagacgctgagctgaagcagctctcagacacagaggatcacaaccagtttctccacaactacccctcactgtcagcactcagtgagtctacacactcatccagcatcaagatccgtcctctgagctactttgaggatgtgacagcagctgtgtcagagctcagagatcaactacaggacatcctgagagacgcatggacaaacatctcactgagactcactgaggtggatgtttcactgtcagaaccagaaccaaagagcagagctggattcttgagatattcatgtgaaatcacactggatccaaacacagccGACAATGAGCTGTTACTATCAGAGgggaacaggaaggtgacatttATGGATCAACCTCAGTCTTATTctagtcatccagacagattcactgTTTATTCTCAGGTTctgagtagagagagtctgactggacgttgttactgggaggtggagtggagagagagagtttaTGTAGCAGTCGCATACAAGAATATCAGCAGAGCAGGATATGAGAGTTTATTTGGATATAATGACAAATCTTGGGCATTAGATTGTTACCAAGGAGGTTATCAATTTATTCACAACAACATCTGGACCTCCATCTCaggtcctggttcctccagagtaggagtgtacctggatcacagagcaggtattctgtccttctacagcgtctctgaaaccatgactctcctccacagagtccagaccaccttcACTCAGCCGCTACATGCTGGAGTTTGGGTTGAaggttctgctgagttctgtaAACCCAAATAG